The Streptococcus viridans genome includes a window with the following:
- a CDS encoding DUF3165 family protein — protein sequence MVYLIIGILILLFYLFAAPKSIRGTLNVVTLVVLLVSLVILLCLAIFQIFQLPSEFFVGAFLAFVGYLALIDISRLPTKTSKRLDKSD from the coding sequence ATGGTTTATTTAATTATAGGTATTTTGATCCTCCTTTTTTACCTTTTTGCAGCTCCAAAGAGCATTAGAGGAACTCTGAATGTAGTAACTCTGGTCGTATTATTGGTCTCTTTGGTCATCCTGCTTTGCTTAGCGATTTTCCAAATTTTCCAATTGCCTTCAGAATTTTTTGTTGGCGCCTTCCTTGCTTTTGTGGGGTACCTAGCCCTAATTGATATTTCGCGATTGCCGACCAAGACTTCTAAACGCTTGGATAAATCAGATTAA